The genomic interval TTGCGGTGCTGGTGGACGCCAAACGGGGAATCGATCGCGACGTGGAACGGATTATCGAGGGTCTCGAGATGCATTCGAGCCCCACGGTGCTGGTTCTCAACAAAGTGGATGGGCTCAAGCGCGAGGTCCTGCTGACCCTCTCCGAGACCCTGAACGGCATGGCGCGGTTCGATTCGACGTTCATGATATCGGCCCTGAACGGCAACGGCGTGGACGATCTGGAGACGCATTTCCTTGGCCTGATGATGCCGGGACCCTGGCTGTTCCCCGAGGACGAGATATCCGACCTGCCGCAGCGCCTGTTTGCGGCCGAGGTGACCCGCGAGAAGGCGTATTTCGTGCTGCACCAGGAAATTCCCTATTCCCTCTCGGTCGAAACCGAGAGTTGGGAAGAGTTCGACAACGGCAGCGTGCGCATCGAACAGAATCTGACCGTCTCGCGGGAGTCGCAGAAGGGTATTGTCCTCGGCAAGGGGGGGCAGATGATCAAGCGCATCCGGGCCGACGCCCAGGCGGAACTGGCGGAGATCCTCGAACGGCCGGTGCATTTGTTCGTGCGGGTGCGGGTGCGCGAGAAATGGGCCGAGGATCCGAGCCATTTCCGCGATTGGGGCCTGCGCTATGATGCTTAATCACCCGAATCTGCGGCACCATGGACTGGCGTGACGAGGGGTTTGTGCTGGCCGCCCGGCCCCATGGCGAAGGGGCGGCGGTCGTTCAGATTCTGACACGCGAGCACGGGCGACACGCCGGTCTGGTGCATGGCGGGGCGTCGCGGAGCAAGCGCGCGACGGTCGAGCCGGGCAACCTAGTGGATGCCGTCTGGCGCGCGCGCCTGACCGAACATCTGGGCCGGTTCACGATCGAGCCGTCCCGGCACACGGCCGCCCAGATCATGGATGATCCGGCACGGCTCGCAGCCCTGTCGGCGGCCTGCGCGGTGACGGAGACGGTGATACCCGAGCGTGAGCCCCACCCGGGTCTTTTCGACGCGACGGCAGCATTGTTCGACGCGCTCACCGATGGCGATGAGGAAATTTGGCCCGCCGTATATATCCAGTGGGAAATGGGCTTGCTGGGTGAACTCGGGTTCGGACTCGACCTGCAAGCCTGCGCGGCCACGGGCGTGACCGCCGATCTTGTGTATGTCAGCCCCCGGACGGGCAGGGCCGTATCACGCGAGGCCGGCGCGCCCTACGCCGACCGTATGCTGACGTTGCCGTTGTTCCTTCAGCCGGACGGGCGGGGTCGGGGCGCGACGGCGGCCGATTTTACCGCGGGCTTGCGCCTGACAGGCCACTTCCTGGCCCGGCATGCGTTTGATCCGCTGGACAGGCCTTTGCCGCCCGCGCGTACGCGCCTCGAATCCCTGGTCAGCCGGCGTTCGGGCTTGGCCGAAGAGGATGGCGAGAAAGATGCGCCG from Alphaproteobacteria bacterium carries:
- the era gene encoding GTPase Era, with product MMTDAPNVSSGEGGTRCGFVSVLGAPNAGKSTLVNRLVGAKVTIVSPKVQTTRMRVRGIAIKDRTQIIYTDTPGIFAPKRRLDRAMVDAAWGGASDADVIAVLVDAKRGIDRDVERIIEGLEMHSSPTVLVLNKVDGLKREVLLTLSETLNGMARFDSTFMISALNGNGVDDLETHFLGLMMPGPWLFPEDEISDLPQRLFAAEVTREKAYFVLHQEIPYSLSVETESWEEFDNGSVRIEQNLTVSRESQKGIVLGKGGQMIKRIRADAQAELAEILERPVHLFVRVRVREKWAEDPSHFRDWGLRYDA
- the recO gene encoding DNA repair protein RecO yields the protein MDWRDEGFVLAARPHGEGAAVVQILTREHGRHAGLVHGGASRSKRATVEPGNLVDAVWRARLTEHLGRFTIEPSRHTAAQIMDDPARLAALSAACAVTETVIPEREPHPGLFDATAALFDALTDGDEEIWPAVYIQWEMGLLGELGFGLDLQACAATGVTADLVYVSPRTGRAVSREAGAPYADRMLTLPLFLQPDGRGRGATAADFTAGLRLTGHFLARHAFDPLDRPLPPARTRLESLVSRRSGLAEEDGEKDAPDS